A single window of Salvia splendens isolate huo1 chromosome 6, SspV2, whole genome shotgun sequence DNA harbors:
- the LOC121809703 gene encoding uncharacterized protein LOC121809703, whose translation MMGHQNHHQDHQSKVFYELSALVLNIIRSPPTAADPRRRWDPLSFQNMTPAGFASLLLGISLSLMLCGSVTFFLGFMLMPWVLGLVVFLYFVGIVSSISMIGRAILCHNPAPPSPTKEIPSWKVL comes from the exons ATGATGGGCCACCAAAATCACCACCAGGATCACCAATCCAAGGTTTTCTACGAGCTCTCCGCTCTCGTTTTGAACATCATTCGCTCGCCGCCGACCGCCGCCGACCCCCGGCGGAGGTGGGACCCCCTCTCCTTCCAGAACATGACGCCCGCCGGGTTCGCCTCCCTGCTCCTCGGCATCTCGCTCTCGCTCATGCTCTGCGGATCGGTCACGTTTTTCTTAGGTTTTATGTTGATGCCTTGGGTTCTTGGATTGGTTGTCTTCTTGTATTTTGTGGGGATTGTTTCCAGCATTTCGATGATTGGGAGAGCCATTCTCTGTCATAATCCCGCCCCTCCTTCGCCCACCAAGGAGATTCCTT CGTGGAAGGTGTTGTGA